TTAGCTATTTGTTTATGACTCTTGTCTTCAACTAGTTTTAGCTATATTATACTCTAGTTTTGCAACACACTCTTATCTTCAACAAGTGAAAACCATCTGATTACATTTCATCAATTACATTAACCAAAATCAATGTTTAATAAAACAAACACAAGAACATAAAATTACAAACAGCTTGATTACAAACAAGACTTGTTCCTCGGACGTATATCCCCGTCGCTTGGCTTCACCAAAGAACGATCTGTTGCAGCGTTCTAAAGACTGCAGCCTGGGTTGGATATCTAGCTTACCAAAAATCGATTCAGCGAGATTCAGCATTGTAACGACTTGTTCCTCGGATTCATACCTCAAATTTCCTACAAAATCAACCAAATAATGCTCCAATTACACTCAAACCCACTTCACACACATAAAGTTCTCAACCAGAGATAAATGCTCCATATTAGACagcatttggaagagtttaagcTGGGTTAGAAGAGAGTCCTCACAACACGTATGCCGCAGAGGAGCTTCAACAGAGATGTGAGAGCATTCATATTTGTATAACAGTATTGAGTAGATAAATTGTCGTTGTACTGAAAATACTGCAAATTAGGGGTATCAATATGCGTAAGGTCACTGTTATTCTCTTCATCGTCTTTCCAAATAATTAGTACCAGTTTCCTAAGAAAACGAGAAGAAATGTCCATGAGATCTAATTGATGGTCGGCTGCGGGGAGGGGCTGTCGAATCGGGATGGTCGGCTGCGGGGAAAGTGCTGTCGGCGCGAGGACAGGCATGTGAAGGGATGGTCGTCGGGTGGATGTGGGTGTGGTGGGGTGGGGTGGTCGGCGGCGAAGGGAAGGGCGGTGAGAGAGGATGCCGGTAGAAAAATATTTGGGGTTTTTTAATTTCTCTTGTTTCTCCTTTGAtggggagagaaatgagaggggtaGTCTTGGAATATGGTGAAATTAAGTGCGGGATTGAATAAAAtgatgtgcgggatttagcacgtCCAATAATAATATTGGAGCACAAATCTTCTATACATGGACACTGacaaaataaattttattataaatagaaaCGATAACTATTAACTTATACActtaaaaatgaaaaatgataatTATTGTCTGTTGACTAGAATAtaagaacacaaattctcatttgtgatggcGATATCCATCACAAATTTGTGACAggtaccgtttcctctcacaaaatgaccatggagaggtgagtgggaagcacatggggggtgccccatcTTGTCCTCTCtcccctttttgtgagaggtcacaagcttgtgacgggattaacccatcacaagcaagactagctgatatAAGaatcagttagtcttgctgaataagggtcggagcaagtgacgggtaatgtcactcacaaaacggataggtgggacaaggtgggggcacctccatgtgcttccctctctcctctatttgggtcatttgtgagaggaaatggtatccgttaATACGAGTCCAGCCCATCCACACACAACGGTCAGCCCAAGTCTACCTCCCAACGGCTCCCTTCCTCTATTTAGGGGAATTATCTTCCTTCCTCTCATAAGGATATTCACTAGCCATTAGTGAATATTTAGCTACCGTAAATATCGTACATATGATGTATATATATAGTTTCTTATATTATTCTTGTACACACAATTCATACGATTGATTATATGAATAACATACAAGTTTATCATGGTATCAGCTaggttatttatttcataaacaaaaCACGTTCCTTTCCTCTGCCGTCTCCCCTGTTCCTTTCGAAATCTCAGAATGACGAACCCCGAAAACACCACCATTGTCGACTCCTCTAAATCCCAAAACTATTCATTCGTTCATGTCGAAAACCCGAATAACAATATCACTCCGATCATCTTTAATGGCCAAAATTACGACGAATGGTTCCGTGCTTTTCTTCTTGCTTTGCTTGCAAAAGGGAAGAGCGAGTATCTCGATGGAACCGTAACGAAACCTGCTGTCACGGCTGCTAATTACTCGGCATGGCGCTCAACTAATGCACTGGTAACAGCATGGATCCTCAATTCCCTCGACTCATCAATCAGGAGAACGATCTCCCTCCGTCCCGAGGCAAAGCAGGTATGGACCGATATCAAAAACCGCTTTTGTCAAAACAACGATGCTAGTATTTACCGTTTGCAGGCTGATCTTCTTGCGTGCCGTCAAGGAACCACCGAGTCCCTCATGGCTTATTATGGTCGTATGACTGCGATTTGGGACGACATCCTTGACACTGACCCTCTCCCGTCatgctcctgtaacccgtgctcTTGTGACTGGGTTCAAATCATGGCGGCTCGACGTGACAAAAAACGTGTCCGTGATTTTCTCATGGGCCTCGATGATCGGTTCGATAACGCTCGTTCTAATATACTCGGTACCAATCCTCTCCCTGCTCTTGAATTTGTTTACAATAGGCTTCTTCAGGAAGAGGGGGTTCGTTCCCTTCACCCTATGAAAACAGAGACCCGACTAGAAACTATGGCGTTTGCCACACGGGTTACTCACGGCCATAAGAATtcgggggggggggagggggggacaCCGTGACACTCGTACTGACCGTCCCAATCCCTCCGACAATCGACCCTTTTGTATTGCTTGTCAAAGATTTGGCCACTTCTTTAAAGTTTGCTATCGGGTTACCGGAAATATTCCCAAATGGTGGGGTGACCGACCCCGAGACCGTGTCTATCTCCCTCGCAATGCGACCGACATGAGTTAGGCCGTATTTGTTTCCGACGAGGCAGGCCGTGCTCGATGGGCAGCACGCAAGTcctccatgaactcgtcctctgcTCGTTCCCAAAACACGGATGCTGCCCCTGTTTTGCCGCGTGCTCACATGGCCAGCAACCACACCCAACCTCCTGGTATGTCCCTTCATCCTCTCGTCCTCCGGTTAACAACCTTGACAGGCTCGATTTGAATAACCTCAGTCCTAAAAAACTTGAGGAACTCACTCAGTGGTAGAAGTCACGAAAAAATGATGCCTCTGAACAATTGAATGGTAATTTTTCTAGTTCATCTTGGATAATTGATACGGGATCATCCCATCACATGTCGGGATGCCTcgctaattttattaatttacgTAATATCACCCCTCTGAGTGTCGGCCTACCCAATGGGGACATGGCTATGGCCACTCAAAGTGGCGATATACGTTTATCTTCCCGTCTTATTTTACGAAATGTGTTATATGCGGCGAACTTACATTGCAATTTAATATCTGTTTCTAGCCTTTTACTTGACGACTCGTTAATTATACAATTTTCTCGTCAACTTTGTCTCATTCAGGACCGTTCCTCGAAGACGGTGATTGGTGCGGGTGAACAAATCGAGGGATTATATTATTTGCAGGGCGTTCGATCAGACGATGTCCAGAGTTATAACACCAATGTCGTTGATGAGGTCGAATTGTGGCACCGTAGGTTGGGGCATCCATCATCCAACATTTCTCGTTTTTTACCTATTTCAAATAAAAACAGTATTTCCTCTTCTTTTCATAGCAGTATTTTTGATTTGATACACTGTGATTTATGGGGATCCTATTCTGAAAATGCTTCCTGTGGTTCGCAATATTTTTTAACAATTGTTGACGATTTTTCTAGGACCACATGGGTTTATTTATTACGTCGAAAAAGCGATACCCGTCAAACTTTGATAAATTATTTTGCCTTAATTGAGCGACAATTTCATAAACGAATTAAAATTATTCGAAGCGATAATGGCACTGAGTTTACTTGTCTCGAAAATTTCTTTCATGAAAACGATATTATTTTTCAAAATTCTATGGTCgataccccacaacaaaatgctCGAGTCGAACGTAAACACCGTCACATTTTAAATGTTGCTCGTGCCCTCTTATTTCAAGCAAGACTACCTATCCTCTTTTGGGGAGAATGTATTCTTGCTGCGGTCTATCTAATTAATCGAACCCCGAGTAGTATACATAACGGTAAAACTCCCTATGAAATTTTATTCGACAAACCCCCACCCACAAGTCACATTCGTACCTTTGGTTGCTTATGCTACGCCCGGAATATCAATCGATCTCGAGACAAATTTGCACCGCGTGGCCGTAAATGTGTCTTCCTAGGTTACCCATTTGGTAAAAAGAGGTGGAAAGTCTACGACTTAGACACGGGTACCCATTTTTTGTCTCGAGACGTAGTGTTCATCGAACACGAGTTCCCCTACTGCTCCCTCAACATACACGACGAACCCCACCCAACCCCATCCTTTATTGACGACACTCTCATCCCCATCAAACACATTATACCTCCCTCGACCACCCAACCACCACCCGACACCACACCCGACGCCCAAACCGACCCCACAGCGGTCGCTACCAGCTCACCCACAAACGACACACCCCAGCCCAACCATACAACCGAAACACACCCTGAACCCGTCACTTTGGGTAAAGGGCACCGTACCAAAATCCCAAGTACTCGCCTTAAAGGTTTCGTCCGCCCTCAAATCAATCCCTTGACTCACGTTCTCACCGCGTCATCATCCTCTTCAGGTACTAAGTATCCTATCTCACATTTTATTGATTATTCTAAATTTTCTACTAACCACAAATCTTTTTTAGCGGCCGTGACCGAAAATTACGAGCCGAATTCTTTTCACGAAGCAATGCAGGTACCTCATTGGCAGGCGGCCATGAAGAACGAAATTACAACTCTCGAACGTAACAACACTTGGACACTCGAACATCTCCCGCCCGGTAAAAAGGCCATTGGCTCAAAGTGGGTCTATAAAATTAAATATCATGCCGATGGGTCCATCAAACGCTATAAAGCCCGTCTCGTGGTCATGGGAAATAGACAAATCGAAGGAGTCGATTTTCAAGAAATATTTGCACCTACAGTCAAGATGGTCACAGTCCGTATTTTACTTACCATTGCAGCTGCAAAGAATTAGGTCATTCACCAAATTGATGTCCACAATGCATTCCTTCATGGAGACCTCGACGAAGAAGTCTATATGAAACCGCCTCCGGGTTTCACACAATCTACCGATGGCAAAGTTTGTCGCCTACGAAAATTATTATATGGGCTCCGACAAGCCCCCCGATGTTGGTATGCCAAGCTCGCCGTCGCACTTATCTCCTACGGATTCAAGCAATGCCCATATGATCACTCACTTTTCTCCATTATCACGCCCGGCACCGAGGTACATGTTCTCATTTATGTCGACGATCTTGTCATATGTGGAAACAAGACAACCATGGTCGATCAATTTAAAGCTTACCTCGGCAACTGTTTTCACATGAAGGACCTGGGTCCATTAAAATACTTCCTCGGGTTAGAAATTGCTCGCAACAAAACAGGCCTATTTATATCCCAACGAAAATATGCCCTTGACATCCTCACCGAAGCTGGTCTAACCGGGTCCAAACCACAAACGATACCAATGGAACCCAATCACCATCTCGCTTCCACCACCTCGCCTCTCATCACGGATCCTCAACCCTACCGTCGACTGATAGGCCGTCTTGTCTACCTTACCATCACTCGACCCGAATTGACATACTCCGTGCACATCCTAGCACAATTCATGCATGCCCCACGGATGGATCACTGGCAAGCCACCCTTCAGGTTGTTCGATATCTCAAAAGTAACCCCGGGCAAGGTATTCTCCTTCGTGCTGACAATGACCTGCGCCTCCATGCATACTGCGGCGCTGACTATGCAACATGTCCGACTAGTCGACGGTCGCTATCCGCTTATATTTTATTCCTTGGCAGCGCCCCCGTCTCTTGGAAAACGAAGAAGCAAAACACGGTCTCCAAATCCTCTTCTGAAGCAGAATATAGAGCCATGGCATATACGGTATGTGAAATTAAATGGATCAAAGGCTTGCTAAATTTTATGGGTATAACTCAAGAGAAGCCTATCGAGCTCCTATGCGATAATCAGTCAGCGCTTTACATAGCTCGCAATCCGGTTTTTCATGAACGCACCAAACACATCGAAGTCGATTGCCATTTTGTACGGGATGAGATACTTAAGCGCACAATCCAACCAAGCTACATCCATACAAAGGAACAATTGGCTGACATTCTGACCAAGGCTCTCGGACGCACCTCATTCGCTCATTTACTATCCAAGTTGGGCGTTTCAAATTTACACGCACCAACTTGGGGGGTGGAGGGGGGGAGGGGTAATACGAGTCCagcccatccacacacaatggtCAGCCCAAGTCTACCTCCCAACGGCTCCCTTCCTCTATTTAGGAGAATTATCTTCCTTCCTCTTATAAGGATATTCACTAGCCGTTAGTGAATATTTAGCTACCGTAAATATCGTACATATGATGTATATATATAGTTGCTTATATTATTCTTATACGCACAATTCATACGATTGATTATATGAATAACATACAAGTTTATCATCCGTCACTCCGGAgtaacggatacgtgccgtcttcaatgaaatTTTGTGTATAAGAATACTTTGGAGTACATGTTAGCAagttcacaaattcttgtttgtgacggcacatatccgtcactcttgagtgacggataccattttacctcacaaagtacccactttttctctctctgcaacactattcatgtggtcccctttctccactaacccattttgttaccattttaactcacaaaatatccgccacaaatggtaacccgtcacaagggagaccaattgtagcAAGTTTCGGAGTACATGTTAGCAAGTTGCATGCAATTATTTGTGTTTGTATGTACAAACCAGGAAACTTAAAAGAAGAAAGGTAGAGGACATGCGAGTATGCGACATGATAGAAGAAATAGTTTCCATCCAAAAACGTAGTTCAAATAGTAGAAAAGAAATATCTTTCAATTAATTATTATAAGGTATTTGGAAGTTTGTTTATTACTAGTGTCGTATTATTAACTTAGCAAGGCTGTTTTTTGTATCGAAAAAGTGGTGAAGCGACTCCTACAAAAAGCCAAAATTGATGTTACTTGCTACTAGTA
The Silene latifolia isolate original U9 population chromosome 11, ASM4854445v1, whole genome shotgun sequence genome window above contains:
- the LOC141613152 gene encoding uncharacterized protein LOC141613152, producing MTNPENTTIVDSSKSQNYSFVHVENPNNNITPIIFNGQNYDEWFRAFLLALLAKGKSEYLDGTVTKPAVTAANYSAWRSTNALVTAWILNSLDSSIRRTISLRPEAKQVWTDIKNRFCQNNDASIYRLQADLLACRQGTTESLMAYYGRMTAIWDDILDTDPLPSCSCNPCSCDWVQIMAARRDKKRVRDFLMGLDDRFDNARSNILGTNPLPALEFVYNRLLQEEGVRSLHPMKTETRLETMAFATRVTHGHKNSGGGEGGTP